In the Wyeomyia smithii strain HCP4-BCI-WySm-NY-G18 chromosome 2, ASM2978416v1, whole genome shotgun sequence genome, one interval contains:
- the LOC129724449 gene encoding protein yellow-like, whose amino-acid sequence MTLKCLLLVHCLGLCVLGIRAQFSQQPILNPPTPAVPTTQSERQFRVVYEWNVLDFAFANEDERARALYLGEYIPRNVLVSDVKPYANRLYVTVPRMLAGVPATLGYFVRPENNGRTDPEIVPFPSWEMNRRGNCSALQFVQGIAIDKHGIMWVVDSGRTETLQRGTNQVTCTPKIVLLDLKRNGTVIMRYEFPPEVVPAGVNYLNKVVIDDAFGGFAYITDNSGGDPGIVVYSRQLNRSWKVRESNSMRAAQNAVRFAINDTELNFSIHIDGIALGPYYNPHIQNDIDPQNDPLIGNQNYERNVYYSPLSSYHLYSLPASVLRDPEFVMKASPRDILESVTDYGRKASQTDGMIMDNQGELYYGLLGEHAIARWDSYKPFTPKNQIVVARDKTHIQWVDGMGFDHEGYLYVVVNRLHNFVAGKLHPEDINFRILRSKTGALSYVETPDNVFNNDVRYRYDGEVDNSLLHYGLSSTTPVSSRLELAGLFGRSAGQTNGGSVITALICALLAKLLVL is encoded by the exons ATGACATTGAAGTGCTTATTATTGGTTCACTGCTTGGGTCTGTGCGTACTAGGAATACGAGCACAATTCTCACAGCAGCCCATCCTTAATCCCCCAACACCAGCCGTTCCCACCACCCAGTCGGAGAGGCAGTTTCGAGTGGTTTATGAATGGAATGTTCTGGATTTTGCATTTGCTAACGAAGACGAGCGAGCTCGGGCACTGTACCTTGGAGAATATATCCCTAGGAATGTGCTGGTATCGGATGTAAAGCCATACGCCAATCGGCTGTATGTAACCGTTCCTCGAATGCTGGCCGGAGTTCCGGCAACGTTGGGCTATTTCGTGCGGCCAGAGAATAATGGAAGGACAGATCCGGAAATAGTTCCATTTCCATCATGGGAGATGAATCGCCGCGGAAACTGTTCGGCGCTGCAGTTTGTTCAGGGGATTGCTATTGACAAACATGGAATTATGTGGGTGGTAGATTCCGGTCGAACTGAAACACTTCAGAGGG GTACGAATCAGGTCACTTGTACTCCGAAAATTGTGCTTCTGGATCTCAAACGCAACGGAACGGTCATTATGCGTTATGAATTCCCCCCGGAAGTGGTTCCTGCGGGAGTAAACTATTTGAACAAAGTAGTCATTGATGATGCATTTGGCGGATTCGCGTATATTACGGACAACAGCGGTGGCGATCCCGGTATCGTAGTTTATTCACGACAGCTGAATCGTTCCTGGAAGGTTCGCGAAAGCAACTCCATGCGTGCTGCCCAAAATGCGGTCCGTTTCGCTATCAACGATACTGAATTGAACTTCTCCATCCACATTGACGGCATTGCTCTAGGACCCTACTACAATCCTCACATTCAAAACGACATCGACCCCCAAAACGATCCCCTGATCGGAAACCAAAACTACGAAAGAAACGTGTATTACAGTCCGTTGTCAAGCTATCATCTGTATTCTCTACCAGCTTCCGTACTTCGTGATCCGGAGTTCGTTATGAAAGCAAGCCCCCGAGATATCCTAGAATCTGTAACCGATTATGGTCGAAAAGCTTCGCAAACCGATGGTATGATTATGGACAACCAGGGTGAGTTGTACTATGGTCTGCTGGGTGAACACGCCATCGCGCGTTGGGATTCGTACAAACCCTTCACGCCGAAGAATCAGATCGTGGTTGCCCGAGACAAGACACATATCCAGTGGGTTGACGGAATGGGATTCGATCACGAGGGATATTTGTACGTGGTGGTTAACCGCCTGCACAACTTTGTCGCCGGAAAGTTGCATCCCGAGGATATCAACTTCCGGATTCTTCGATCGAAGACAGGTGCGCTGAGCTACGTTGAGACCCCGGATAATGTTTTCAACAACGACGTCAGATACCGATACGATGGAGAAGTGGATAATAGTCTGCTACACTACGGCTTATCGTCAACCACGCCCGTCTCGAGTCGATTAGAGTTAGCCGGTCTATTCGGAAGAAGTGCAGGACAGACGAACGGTGGCAGTGTCATTACGGCGCTGATCTGTGCCCTGCTGGCCAAGCTGTTAGTTCTTTAG